A region of Chitinophaga horti DNA encodes the following proteins:
- a CDS encoding response regulator encodes MSNQHVKILLADDDPEDRSIMQIVFDELSLSPNIYFVEDGTGVIDYLQQTQIQSNLPDLIILDLNMPKLSGSETLRILKADERYRNIPIIIFSTSLNEIQMKECMAMGASSYVIKPNTFEECLTTGKRFYEFSQKRYTFPALMSM; translated from the coding sequence ATGAGCAACCAGCACGTTAAAATATTACTGGCCGATGATGATCCGGAAGACCGTTCGATCATGCAGATCGTATTTGACGAACTGTCCCTGTCTCCCAATATCTATTTCGTGGAGGATGGCACGGGGGTAATCGATTACCTGCAACAAACACAAATACAATCTAATTTACCGGACCTGATCATTTTAGACCTGAACATGCCCAAGTTATCGGGCAGCGAAACGCTCAGAATACTGAAGGCGGACGAGCGCTACCGTAATATCCCGATCATCATCTTCTCCACTTCACTGAACGAGATACAGATGAAGGAATGCATGGCCATGGGCGCAAGCTCTTACGTAATCAAACCAAACACTTTCGAGGAGTGCCTTACCACTGGCAAACGCTTCTACGAGTTTAGCCAGAAACGCTATACGTTCCCGGCACTCATGAGCATGTAA
- a CDS encoding glycosyltransferase: MQPQERKKILFANMAADGHFNPLTGIAAWLRDQGHDVRWYTSKFYEEKIQRMNIPTYRYKRALEVSAENMDEVFPDREENKGKLAKLKYDMKNFFILRGPEFAEDIKEIYEEFAFDVLVADILFVGAPLVREALNVPTVIIGVCPLMESSRDLPPTGMGMVPASNFLGRVQHQLLRWFARKVIFKEVGDFMNEVYARYGIAPVKGVLFDGWMQKSDLLLQSGVPGFEFKRSDMNPNVRFVGALLPEHLKQAKPFKLGYKLAHYNKVILVTQGTAERDVEKLLVPVLEAYKNTRYLVVATTGGSRTQELRERYPFDNIIVEDFINFNEIMPLADVYVTNGGYGGVMLAIHHGLPMVLAGIHEGKSEITARAGYFGLGVNLRTETPSVSQLRGAVEKVLKEETYRTNVAKLGAEFAAYDTNRLCEQHIMELLDSRAPKVRRLSGQFSLS; the protein is encoded by the coding sequence ATGCAACCCCAAGAACGTAAAAAAATACTCTTTGCGAACATGGCCGCAGATGGCCACTTTAATCCCCTCACCGGTATAGCGGCCTGGCTGCGCGACCAGGGGCATGATGTACGTTGGTACACCAGCAAGTTTTATGAAGAAAAGATACAGCGAATGAACATTCCCACCTATCGTTACAAACGTGCGCTGGAAGTGAGTGCCGAAAATATGGACGAGGTGTTCCCGGACCGCGAGGAAAATAAAGGCAAGCTGGCCAAGTTGAAATATGACATGAAGAATTTCTTTATCCTGCGCGGACCTGAGTTTGCGGAGGACATTAAAGAGATTTACGAAGAATTTGCCTTTGACGTATTGGTAGCCGACATCCTGTTTGTGGGTGCCCCGCTGGTGCGGGAGGCACTGAACGTACCAACGGTGATCATCGGCGTTTGTCCGCTCATGGAAAGCTCCCGCGACCTGCCGCCTACCGGTATGGGCATGGTGCCGGCGAGCAACTTCCTCGGCCGCGTGCAACACCAGCTGCTGCGCTGGTTTGCACGTAAGGTGATCTTCAAAGAAGTGGGCGATTTTATGAACGAGGTGTACGCACGCTATGGCATTGCTCCCGTTAAAGGCGTATTGTTCGACGGCTGGATGCAGAAGAGCGACCTGCTGCTGCAAAGTGGTGTGCCCGGTTTCGAGTTCAAACGCAGTGATATGAATCCAAACGTTCGTTTTGTTGGTGCCCTGCTGCCCGAGCATTTGAAACAGGCGAAGCCATTTAAACTCGGCTATAAACTTGCCCATTACAATAAGGTGATCCTCGTAACGCAGGGCACTGCCGAACGGGATGTGGAAAAGCTGCTGGTACCCGTGCTGGAAGCTTACAAAAACACCCGTTACCTGGTGGTGGCGACCACCGGCGGCTCCCGCACCCAGGAGCTGCGTGAGCGTTACCCGTTCGATAATATTATCGTGGAAGACTTCATCAACTTCAATGAAATCATGCCCCTGGCCGATGTGTACGTGACCAACGGCGGTTACGGGGGTGTGATGCTGGCCATTCACCACGGTTTGCCGATGGTGCTGGCGGGTATACACGAGGGTAAAAGCGAGATCACTGCCCGCGCCGGTTATTTCGGATTAGGTGTAAACCTGCGTACCGAAACGCCTTCGGTAAGCCAGCTGCGCGGTGCGGTAGAAAAGGTGCTGAAGGAGGAAACGTACCGTACGAACGTCGCCAAACTGGGGGCGGAGTTCGCGGCATACGACACCAACCGCCTGTGCGAACAGCATATCATGGAGCTGCTCGACAGCCGCGCTCCGAAAGTACGCCGCCTGTCCGGACAGTTCTCCCTTTCCTGA
- a CDS encoding RagB/SusD family nutrient uptake outer membrane protein, whose amino-acid sequence MKKILHIIACCALVITGCKKDFITRPPKDELSDATYWTSERNVRIFSWRYYPIYFSGYGSGNTWGTYFSIQSLNDDFAPMTPTPFTKQAPNSGGGWSFNNVRQINTWMSRIKIVPMAEEATNHWIGVARFFRALEYADLVRQFGDVPFYNAPVTETDFAQLYKPRDPRVLVVDSILADLKYAAANVRVEDPSVTGDAGLVVNRAVVNAFFSRIMLHEGTWFKYHNLDQAKATEYLTAAKAAAEAVMTAGKYSLDADYRGIFSSMSLATSKEVLLYRKYETNQITHALMSYNNKEAQSGASKNAIESYLASDGLPIGVSPNYQGDKTIDQVFANRDGRLAATFVKQYRVIKVASNYSTTGYSSHKFLNESVKDVAEGNNALNQTDAPIIRLGEVLLNYAEATYELGQLTQADLDKSINLLRDRAKTARLKTVGGLPVAATAGGDVPYDDPKRDPTVAPMLWEIRRERRVEMMFEGNRLTDLKRWKKLAYTDTKQNVDINRGAWITKAQFPATDATLTNGTEGYIIPAPLSSTDRVFDNDRLYLNPLPVNQINLYKNNGYTLVQNLGWEQ is encoded by the coding sequence ATGAAAAAGATCCTTCATATAATTGCATGCTGCGCCCTGGTAATCACCGGGTGTAAAAAAGACTTTATCACCCGTCCCCCGAAGGACGAGTTATCCGACGCCACCTACTGGACTTCGGAGAGAAATGTACGCATCTTCTCCTGGCGCTACTACCCTATTTATTTTAGCGGTTATGGCAGTGGTAACACCTGGGGTACTTACTTCTCCATACAAAGTCTGAATGACGACTTTGCACCGATGACTCCAACACCGTTTACCAAACAGGCACCCAACAGCGGTGGCGGATGGAGCTTTAATAACGTGCGCCAGATCAACACCTGGATGAGCAGGATTAAGATCGTTCCCATGGCAGAAGAAGCCACCAATCACTGGATTGGCGTCGCACGTTTCTTCCGTGCACTTGAATATGCAGACCTGGTCCGCCAGTTTGGTGATGTACCATTTTATAACGCACCTGTAACAGAAACCGACTTCGCCCAGTTATACAAACCGCGCGATCCACGTGTATTGGTTGTTGACAGCATCCTGGCCGACCTGAAATACGCTGCAGCGAATGTTCGCGTGGAAGATCCTTCGGTAACAGGCGATGCGGGCCTGGTCGTGAACCGGGCAGTAGTCAACGCTTTCTTCTCGCGTATCATGTTGCACGAAGGCACCTGGTTCAAATATCACAATCTTGACCAGGCGAAAGCAACCGAATACCTCACCGCTGCGAAGGCAGCTGCAGAAGCAGTGATGACTGCCGGCAAATATTCACTGGACGCTGACTATCGCGGCATCTTCAGCTCCATGAGCCTGGCCACTTCGAAAGAAGTGCTGCTGTACCGCAAATACGAAACGAATCAGATTACGCATGCGCTGATGAGTTATAACAATAAAGAAGCGCAAAGCGGTGCATCTAAAAATGCGATCGAATCGTACCTCGCTTCCGACGGTTTGCCTATTGGTGTATCTCCCAACTACCAGGGCGATAAAACGATCGACCAGGTATTTGCAAACCGCGACGGCCGTTTGGCTGCTACGTTCGTGAAACAATACCGCGTGATCAAAGTGGCATCCAATTACAGCACCACCGGCTACTCCAGCCACAAATTCCTCAACGAATCTGTAAAGGATGTAGCGGAAGGTAATAATGCACTTAACCAGACAGATGCACCTATCATTCGCCTGGGCGAAGTATTGCTCAATTATGCAGAGGCAACCTACGAACTGGGCCAGTTAACGCAAGCTGATCTCGACAAGTCTATCAACCTGCTTCGCGACAGGGCTAAGACCGCCCGGCTGAAAACTGTAGGCGGTTTACCGGTGGCAGCAACAGCGGGTGGCGATGTGCCTTACGACGATCCTAAACGCGACCCTACCGTAGCGCCTATGTTATGGGAAATTCGTCGTGAACGCCGCGTAGAAATGATGTTCGAAGGCAACCGCCTTACCGACCTGAAACGCTGGAAGAAACTGGCTTATACCGACACGAAACAAAATGTCGACATTAACCGCGGCGCATGGATCACGAAAGCGCAGTTCCCCGCAACGGACGCTACGCTCACCAATGGTACAGAGGGATATATTATTCCCGCGCCATTGTCATCTACCGATCGTGTGTTTGACAATGACCGCCTGTACCTGAACCCGCTGCCGGTGAATCAGATCAATCTTTACAAGAACAACGGATACACCCTGGTGCAAAACCTGGGTTGGGAACAATAG
- a CDS encoding DNA alkylation repair protein yields the protein MSTAASILAELEKLGTAQTRKTWLNHGAQEPIFGVKVQDMKVIQKREKKNYPLSMELYRTGNGDAMYLAGLISDPVKMTKADLQEWADLANWSMVIEYTVPWTTAESRFSRELAMEWIQSADPKLRASGWNTYSSLVAIKSDAELDTTEITRLINKVGTDIHTEENRVKYTMNGFLIAVGSYVPALSGIAEKQAAAVGQVTVDMNGTACKVPDAVAYIQKVAAAGKLGKKRKTAFC from the coding sequence ATGAGTACCGCTGCAAGCATTCTGGCCGAGCTGGAGAAGCTGGGCACTGCCCAAACCAGGAAAACCTGGCTGAACCACGGCGCGCAGGAGCCGATATTCGGTGTGAAGGTGCAGGATATGAAGGTGATACAGAAGCGCGAGAAGAAGAATTACCCGTTATCCATGGAATTGTACCGGACAGGCAACGGCGATGCTATGTACCTGGCCGGCCTCATTTCCGACCCGGTCAAAATGACAAAGGCGGACCTGCAGGAGTGGGCCGACCTGGCTAACTGGAGTATGGTGATCGAGTACACCGTTCCCTGGACTACCGCCGAAAGCAGGTTTTCCCGTGAACTGGCCATGGAGTGGATACAATCAGCCGATCCCAAGCTGCGTGCTTCCGGCTGGAATACCTACAGCTCACTGGTTGCTATCAAAAGCGATGCGGAGCTGGATACCACCGAAATTACCAGGCTTATTAATAAAGTCGGCACTGACATCCACACCGAAGAGAATCGCGTTAAATATACCATGAATGGCTTCCTGATTGCGGTCGGGTCCTATGTGCCCGCTTTATCCGGGATAGCGGAAAAGCAGGCCGCAGCGGTCGGCCAGGTTACCGTCGATATGAACGGTACGGCCTGTAAAGTGCCGGATGCCGTAGCCTACATTCAAAAGGTGGCGGCAGCAGGAAAGCTGGGTAAGAAACGAAAAACGGCCTTCTGCTGA
- a CDS encoding CinA family protein, with amino-acid sequence MPYSQDIAQQLAQSSHSLAVAESVTSGHIQSLLSLEKNATQFFQGGITAYNLGQKTLHLGVEPIEANNTNCVSGKVAEQMSLGVARMFLSDYGLAITGYATPVPEQQVYNLFAYVAISFQGKIVLSEKIIPKEEEMEAVQREFASKALELLAQCLNK; translated from the coding sequence ATGCCTTACAGCCAGGACATTGCCCAACAGCTTGCACAATCCTCCCACAGCCTCGCCGTAGCCGAAAGTGTTACGTCCGGACATATACAGTCACTTTTATCGCTCGAAAAAAATGCGACGCAGTTTTTCCAGGGAGGCATTACGGCCTATAACCTCGGGCAAAAAACATTGCACCTTGGGGTGGAACCAATAGAAGCAAATAATACCAACTGTGTTTCCGGTAAGGTGGCCGAGCAAATGAGCCTCGGTGTAGCCAGGATGTTCCTCAGTGATTACGGCCTCGCGATTACAGGATACGCAACGCCGGTTCCGGAACAGCAGGTTTATAACCTGTTTGCCTACGTTGCCATTTCATTCCAGGGTAAAATAGTGTTATCAGAAAAAATTATCCCGAAGGAAGAAGAAATGGAGGCCGTACAACGGGAGTTCGCCTCTAAAGCCCTGGAACTGCTCGCCCAATGCTTGAACAAGTAG
- a CDS encoding PepSY-associated TM helix domain-containing protein, whose product MAYGPGKSAIVNYGNRKDGFKAVYLNPYTGEVVGKKDWNKDFFRFILDGHFYLWMPPAIGHPVVAWAILIFVVLLITGLIMWWPKNLKKGNRDKSFKIKWGASFKRVNYDLHNVLGFYVMLLALVISLTGLVWGFEWFAKGSYFVASGGKTRPVVREKVFSDSTALASVSLPEDKLFAQMHQQYVGKYKYLSVSFPAAKADPIVVNFNPDDKTYYRRLFRYFDRHSLAEIPSKALYSKEYEKGSFADKLYRMNYDIHVGAIGGLTGKVIAFFVSLICATLPVTGFLVWWGKRKKKPAAKGIRVPKPAGKASIPEVSIA is encoded by the coding sequence GTGGCTTATGGTCCGGGTAAATCGGCGATTGTGAACTACGGTAACCGCAAAGACGGCTTCAAAGCTGTTTACCTGAACCCTTACACCGGCGAGGTGGTCGGCAAAAAGGACTGGAACAAAGACTTTTTCCGTTTCATCCTCGATGGTCACTTTTACCTCTGGATGCCGCCTGCGATCGGTCACCCGGTGGTAGCCTGGGCCATCCTGATCTTCGTGGTGTTACTGATTACCGGTTTAATTATGTGGTGGCCCAAAAACCTGAAGAAGGGCAACCGCGACAAAAGCTTCAAAATTAAGTGGGGCGCGAGCTTTAAGCGCGTGAACTACGACCTGCATAATGTACTCGGCTTTTATGTAATGCTGCTCGCCCTGGTCATCTCCCTGACCGGGCTGGTATGGGGCTTCGAATGGTTTGCCAAGGGCAGTTACTTCGTGGCATCCGGCGGTAAAACGCGCCCGGTAGTTCGTGAGAAGGTGTTTTCTGACAGCACAGCACTGGCGAGCGTGTCGTTACCGGAGGACAAACTGTTTGCACAAATGCACCAGCAGTACGTGGGTAAATACAAATACCTGTCTGTTTCCTTCCCGGCTGCCAAAGCAGATCCGATCGTCGTAAACTTCAACCCCGACGATAAAACTTATTACCGCCGCCTGTTCCGTTATTTCGACCGCCATTCCCTGGCGGAGATCCCAAGTAAGGCCTTGTACAGTAAAGAGTATGAAAAGGGCTCTTTTGCCGATAAGCTGTACCGTATGAACTACGATATTCACGTGGGAGCTATTGGAGGATTAACCGGTAAAGTAATCGCCTTTTTCGTTTCGCTGATCTGTGCTACGCTGCCGGTGACAGGCTTCCTGGTATGGTGGGGTAAACGCAAAAAGAAACCGGCTGCGAAAGGCATCAGGGTGCCAAAGCCAGCCGGTAAAGCTTCCATTCCGGAAGTATCTATCGCTTAA
- a CDS encoding DeoR/GlpR family DNA-binding transcription regulator, with protein sequence MLKEERQTFIMRQINLHNKVLSADLSAMLSVSEDTVRRDLKELAEEGKVLKVHGGAIGKSFHYPFNGNSEVYALDAKQQIAAKAIRLLKDDMFILTGGGTTMIEFAKKIPENLRATFFTISPLVAIQLAEHSELTVITIGGQLSKSSNVHIGSSVINQLADIKVDLCLFGTNGLSVQEGMTDSDWEVVQVKKAMLRASKKMAVMSIAEKLNSTQRMKVCDINQVDYLITELAADNHFLSPYQHLDLELL encoded by the coding sequence ATGCTAAAAGAAGAAAGGCAAACATTTATCATGCGCCAGATCAACCTGCACAACAAAGTGCTCTCGGCTGATCTCAGCGCGATGCTCAGCGTATCCGAAGACACAGTCCGGCGCGACCTGAAGGAGCTTGCAGAAGAAGGCAAGGTGCTAAAGGTGCACGGCGGCGCCATCGGAAAATCGTTCCATTATCCGTTTAACGGGAACAGTGAAGTGTACGCGCTCGACGCAAAACAGCAAATAGCCGCAAAGGCAATCCGTCTCCTGAAGGACGACATGTTCATCCTTACCGGTGGCGGTACTACGATGATCGAGTTCGCCAAAAAGATACCCGAAAACCTGCGCGCCACGTTCTTTACGATTAGTCCACTGGTAGCCATTCAGCTGGCCGAACATTCAGAATTAACGGTGATTACCATCGGCGGACAGCTCAGCAAAAGCTCCAACGTACATATCGGCTCGAGTGTTATTAACCAGCTGGCAGATATCAAGGTCGACCTTTGCCTGTTCGGGACCAATGGACTGTCCGTACAGGAAGGCATGACGGATTCGGACTGGGAGGTGGTGCAGGTGAAGAAGGCGATGTTGCGGGCTTCCAAAAAGATGGCAGTCATGAGTATTGCCGAAAAACTCAACTCCACCCAGCGAATGAAGGTATGTGATATTAACCAGGTCGATTACCTGATCACCGAACTGGCGGCGGACAACCACTTCCTGTCGCCATACCAACATTTGGACCTGGAATTACTGTAA
- a CDS encoding PepSY-associated TM helix domain-containing protein: MESTKNQAPKKKKQGKSTFGRVNAWLHLWLGLVSGIIVFIVSVTGCIYAFQREITDITQPYQFVEQQNKPYLPPSQLRAIAAKEVFGEKGEGVLIN, from the coding sequence GTGGAATCAACTAAAAATCAAGCTCCTAAGAAGAAAAAGCAGGGCAAATCGACGTTCGGCCGCGTAAACGCATGGCTGCACCTCTGGCTGGGCCTGGTAAGCGGCATCATCGTGTTTATCGTGAGCGTGACGGGCTGTATTTATGCGTTTCAACGGGAGATTACCGACATCACACAACCTTACCAGTTTGTAGAACAACAGAACAAGCCTTACCTGCCGCCATCCCAGCTGCGAGCTATCGCCGCGAAGGAGGTGTTTGGCGAAAAAGGGGAGGGGGTGTTAATAAACTGA
- a CDS encoding SusC/RagA family TonB-linked outer membrane protein, with translation MLLLLLFAVSWAQRKITGEVLDQASGGPVIGATVQASKTLGTSTNAEGKFTLTVPEETKSLTVSFIGYKAQTITLGASNDYKISIAVDDRSLDQVVVVGYGTQKRANLTGAVSTVDVAKTMQARTVTDAGRAMQGTVPGLTITTVSGDLGTNPSIRLRGMTGSTNASGGAQPLILLDNVEIQSLLMVNPDDIESISVLKDAASTSIYGSRAAYGVVLITSKTGKKNTQNRVSYSNNIAWSKPTSLPDVTDDDGLTYALLARQREAPGAKFFGHIGSRVDSLSIERVKQWKQQYGGQDLGPEMVEGRDYEIRDGALFYFRPWDVNKLFIRSWTPQQNHNLNFTGGNDKTTYNLSLGFLNQEGLMNVKTDKFQRANVNLTVNTAVTSWLDLRSRVMMARTDQKTPFSFQNTQFDPLYYLYRWHSIHPYGTIDGKPVRNVVSEMQAAQMSGTKVNYNRYALGGTFKIIPGLTLDADYTYTNQQARVREVGGPLTAWNLWSGVPLRYETYTTTYDYAQYLNRAYENHTFKTFATYQKDISDHSIKVMAGMDAETQENNYALTRRNGVIDPNVGEPNLANGDQIVGSSHDDWATMGFFGRINYAFKNRYLLELNGRYDGSSNFPAHDQWGFFPSASAGYIITEEEFMSGIKNVLPYFKLRASYGSIGNSDVTLGNATFRPSITTAVSNWWIGSANMLSTNANSPRIVPPLWKWETINTLDFGFDSRFWKERIGLTFDWYRRTTKDMVSAGVELPSTFGGSAPPRNYGELQTTGWEISIDGNHTFDNELSINATLSLSDFREKLTKFSGSAITGNYQGKYIGEIWGYETDRLFTEDDFQRDGNGKLITDATGKYILKEGVASQKYLEGLGAAWFWYGPGDVKFKDLNGDSVVNNGRNSITDHGDMRVIGNSTPRYQYGIRLGANWKGVDFNIFFQGVGKRELWAPSMMTIPSFRPYDAVYEHQMDYWTPTNTDAFYPKPSVTTEAANQNFFPQTRYLLDMSYLRLKNVSLGYTLPKSLAEKARLQSLRVYVSGENLWEKDNLHVPIDPEVDYRYSGISTATFGRNYPYRRSFAFGLQVTL, from the coding sequence TTGCTGCTATTGCTGCTTTTTGCAGTATCATGGGCACAAAGGAAGATTACCGGCGAAGTATTGGACCAGGCTTCCGGCGGGCCGGTAATTGGCGCTACGGTACAAGCCAGTAAAACATTAGGCACCAGCACCAATGCAGAAGGCAAGTTTACCCTTACCGTACCGGAGGAAACCAAATCCCTCACTGTTTCCTTCATCGGCTACAAAGCGCAGACCATTACCCTGGGCGCGTCTAACGACTACAAAATATCCATTGCCGTAGACGATCGTTCGCTCGACCAGGTGGTGGTAGTGGGTTATGGTACGCAGAAAAGGGCTAACCTTACGGGCGCTGTTAGTACGGTGGATGTGGCCAAAACGATGCAGGCCCGCACCGTTACCGACGCAGGCAGAGCCATGCAGGGAACTGTTCCCGGCCTGACCATCACAACGGTGAGCGGCGACCTTGGTACCAACCCGAGCATCCGCCTGCGTGGTATGACAGGTTCTACGAACGCCAGCGGTGGTGCACAGCCGCTGATACTACTGGATAACGTGGAAATTCAGAGCCTGCTGATGGTGAATCCCGACGATATCGAATCTATCTCCGTATTAAAAGATGCGGCATCCACGTCAATTTATGGTAGCCGCGCTGCATATGGCGTTGTGCTTATCACTTCTAAAACGGGTAAAAAGAATACGCAGAACAGGGTCTCTTATTCCAACAACATAGCCTGGTCTAAACCTACCAGCCTGCCTGATGTTACGGACGATGACGGCCTTACCTACGCTCTCCTGGCCCGCCAGCGTGAAGCGCCCGGAGCAAAGTTCTTTGGCCATATCGGCAGCCGCGTAGACTCGCTGAGCATTGAACGCGTAAAACAATGGAAGCAACAGTATGGCGGCCAGGACCTTGGCCCTGAAATGGTGGAAGGCCGCGATTACGAGATCCGTGATGGTGCACTGTTTTACTTCAGGCCGTGGGATGTAAACAAATTGTTCATCCGCAGCTGGACCCCGCAACAGAATCACAACCTTAACTTCACGGGTGGTAATGATAAAACGACTTATAATTTAAGCCTGGGCTTCCTGAACCAGGAAGGCCTGATGAACGTGAAGACGGACAAGTTTCAGCGCGCTAACGTTAACCTGACGGTTAACACGGCGGTAACCAGCTGGCTGGACCTTCGCAGCCGCGTAATGATGGCCCGCACAGACCAGAAAACTCCGTTCTCGTTCCAGAACACGCAGTTCGACCCGCTGTACTACCTGTACCGCTGGCATTCTATTCACCCGTACGGCACCATCGATGGCAAACCCGTACGTAACGTAGTGTCGGAAATGCAGGCAGCCCAGATGTCTGGCACGAAAGTGAACTACAACCGCTACGCACTGGGCGGTACGTTTAAAATCATCCCGGGCCTTACCCTCGATGCCGACTACACGTATACCAACCAGCAGGCACGCGTCCGCGAAGTTGGCGGACCGCTCACGGCATGGAACTTATGGAGCGGCGTTCCCCTGAGGTACGAAACGTATACCACCACTTACGACTACGCACAATACCTGAACCGTGCGTACGAAAACCACACTTTTAAAACATTCGCTACTTATCAGAAAGACATTTCCGACCATTCAATTAAAGTGATGGCGGGTATGGATGCCGAGACGCAGGAGAACAACTATGCCCTCACGAGGAGAAACGGCGTGATAGATCCTAACGTAGGAGAACCCAACCTCGCGAATGGTGACCAGATCGTTGGGTCTTCGCATGATGACTGGGCAACGATGGGCTTCTTCGGGCGTATCAACTATGCGTTTAAGAACCGCTACCTGTTAGAACTCAACGGTCGTTACGACGGTTCCTCTAACTTCCCTGCACATGATCAGTGGGGCTTCTTCCCCTCCGCTTCTGCCGGTTACATCATCACAGAAGAGGAGTTTATGTCCGGCATCAAAAATGTATTACCCTACTTCAAACTGCGCGCATCTTACGGTTCTATCGGCAACTCCGACGTAACGCTGGGCAACGCGACTTTCCGTCCGTCGATCACTACGGCCGTTTCAAACTGGTGGATCGGAAGCGCCAACATGCTTTCGACCAACGCCAACTCACCTAGGATCGTACCACCGCTGTGGAAATGGGAAACGATCAACACGCTTGATTTCGGCTTCGATTCCAGGTTCTGGAAAGAACGTATCGGGCTTACTTTTGACTGGTATCGCAGGACTACCAAAGACATGGTGAGCGCCGGTGTTGAATTGCCGAGCACTTTCGGTGGCAGCGCCCCTCCCCGTAACTATGGCGAATTGCAGACTACCGGTTGGGAAATCAGCATCGATGGTAACCATACATTCGACAATGAGTTGTCTATTAACGCTACCCTTAGCCTGTCTGACTTCAGGGAGAAACTTACTAAGTTTTCTGGTAGCGCGATCACAGGAAACTACCAGGGTAAGTATATTGGCGAGATCTGGGGTTATGAAACAGACAGGCTGTTTACAGAAGACGACTTTCAGCGTGATGGCAATGGCAAGCTGATTACAGATGCCACTGGCAAATATATTCTGAAAGAGGGTGTTGCAAGCCAGAAATACCTGGAAGGACTGGGCGCGGCCTGGTTCTGGTATGGCCCCGGCGATGTGAAATTCAAAGACCTTAATGGCGACAGCGTGGTGAATAACGGCCGCAACTCCATTACCGACCATGGCGACATGCGGGTGATCGGTAACAGCACGCCGCGTTATCAATATGGCATTCGCCTGGGCGCTAACTGGAAGGGCGTTGACTTCAACATTTTCTTCCAGGGTGTTGGTAAAAGAGAACTCTGGGCTCCCAGTATGATGACCATCCCATCTTTCAGACCATACGACGCTGTGTATGAGCACCAGATGGATTACTGGACGCCGACCAACACAGACGCCTTTTACCCGAAACCCTCCGTTACCACCGAGGCAGCTAACCAAAACTTCTTCCCGCAAACCAGGTACCTGCTCGACATGTCATACCTGCGCCTGAAGAACGTATCATTGGGTTATACGTTGCCTAAAAGCCTGGCAGAAAAAGCCAGACTGCAAAGCCTGAGGGTATATGTGAGCGGTGAAAATCTGTGGGAAAAAGACAACCTGCATGTGCCGATCGATCCTGAAGTAGATTACCGTTACAGCGGCATTTCCACCGCTACATTCGGCAGAAACTATCCGTATCGCAGATCGTTTGCATTTGGCCTCCAGGTGACTCTCTAA
- a CDS encoding rhamnogalacturonan acetylesterase codes for MARSTTNLLLAGSLLLLSSFIIPKKKIKVYLAGDSTMAVKEPRAYPETGWGTPFAWFFDSTVTVENYAKNGRSSGTFITEGLWQKIENDLQEGDYVLIQFGHNDEVSTKKSYTTPGQFKANLTRFITATRAKNATPVLITPVSRRRFDSTGVVPETHDYTPYVLEVAAAQKVALIDLDAASRKLYQQFGPETSKLLFLQLQPGEHPNYPGGKDDNTHFSELGARLVAQLVLKDIKALGLELAERVVKR; via the coding sequence ATGGCCAGATCTACTACCAACCTGCTACTGGCAGGCTCCCTGCTGCTGTTATCATCATTTATCATTCCAAAAAAGAAAATAAAAGTATACCTGGCTGGCGACTCCACCATGGCTGTTAAAGAACCGCGTGCCTATCCCGAAACCGGTTGGGGAACGCCTTTCGCCTGGTTCTTCGATTCTACGGTGACCGTGGAGAATTATGCAAAGAATGGCCGCAGCTCGGGCACGTTCATTACCGAAGGCTTGTGGCAAAAGATAGAGAACGACCTGCAGGAAGGCGACTATGTATTGATCCAGTTTGGTCATAACGATGAAGTATCGACGAAGAAGAGCTACACCACGCCCGGGCAGTTCAAAGCTAACCTTACCAGGTTCATTACGGCAACCCGTGCAAAGAACGCAACCCCAGTGCTGATCACACCCGTAAGCCGCCGCCGGTTCGATAGCACCGGTGTTGTTCCCGAAACGCATGATTATACCCCTTACGTACTCGAAGTAGCCGCCGCGCAAAAAGTCGCCCTCATCGACCTGGATGCCGCCAGCCGTAAATTATACCAGCAGTTCGGTCCCGAAACGTCCAAACTCCTGTTCCTGCAGTTGCAGCCGGGCGAACACCCGAATTATCCCGGGGGTAAGGATGATAATACGCACTTTTCAGAACTGGGCGCGAGACTGGTAGCGCAGCTGGTATTGAAGGACATAAAAGCACTGGGGCTAGAGCTGGCAGAGAGGGTGGTTAAACGGTAG